In Hamadaea flava, a genomic segment contains:
- the thrC gene encoding threonine synthase, protein MWRGLIDRYRDRLPVSAATPVITLHEGNTPLVPAPVLSGRTGCDVYLKVEGANPTGSFKDRGMTVAVSKAVEQGAKAIICASTGNTSASAAAYAARAGITCAVLVPQGKIALGKLAQALVHGAKLLQVTGNFDDCLALASKLAVDYPVALVNSVNIDRLHGQKTAAFEIVEALGDAPDIHCLPVGNAGNISAYWMGYSEDFAAGNTTRRPKMFGFQAAGAAPLVTGNVVEHPSTIATAIRIGNPASWTKAVEARDESGGLISSVTDREILSAYRLLAREVGVFVELGSAASVAGLMQSADKGLLPAGSTIVCTVTGHGLKDPEWAISTAPAPTTIALDGLTAAKALDLA, encoded by the coding sequence ATGTGGCGTGGATTGATCGATCGCTATCGGGACCGGCTGCCTGTCTCGGCGGCCACGCCCGTGATCACTCTGCATGAGGGGAACACGCCGCTGGTCCCCGCGCCGGTGTTGTCCGGCCGCACCGGATGCGACGTCTACCTGAAGGTCGAGGGCGCGAACCCGACCGGCTCGTTCAAGGACCGCGGCATGACCGTCGCCGTCTCCAAGGCCGTCGAGCAGGGCGCGAAGGCCATCATCTGCGCCTCCACCGGCAACACCAGCGCCAGCGCGGCGGCGTACGCGGCTCGGGCGGGCATCACGTGTGCCGTCCTGGTGCCGCAGGGCAAGATCGCCCTGGGCAAGCTCGCCCAGGCGCTCGTGCACGGCGCCAAGCTGCTGCAGGTGACCGGAAACTTCGACGACTGCCTGGCGCTGGCCAGCAAGCTCGCCGTCGACTACCCGGTCGCGCTGGTGAACTCGGTGAACATCGACCGCCTGCACGGCCAGAAGACGGCCGCCTTCGAGATCGTCGAGGCGCTCGGCGATGCCCCCGACATCCACTGCCTGCCGGTCGGCAACGCCGGCAACATCAGCGCGTACTGGATGGGGTATTCGGAGGACTTCGCGGCCGGCAACACGACCCGCCGTCCGAAGATGTTCGGCTTCCAGGCCGCCGGCGCGGCCCCGCTCGTCACCGGCAACGTCGTCGAGCACCCGTCGACGATCGCGACGGCGATCCGGATCGGCAATCCCGCCTCGTGGACCAAGGCCGTCGAGGCGCGAGACGAGTCCGGTGGACTGATCTCGAGCGTCACCGACCGGGAGATCCTTTCGGCGTACCGCCTGCTGGCGCGTGAGGTGGGCGTGTTCGTCGAGCTGGGCAGCGCCGCGAGCGTCGCGGGCCTGATGCAGTCGGCGGACAAGGGGCTGCTGCCCGCGGGCTCGACCATCGTGTGCACCGTGACCGGCCACGGTCTGAAGGACCCGGAGTGGGCGATCTCCACCGCGCCCGCGCCGACCACGATCGCGCTGGACGGGCTCACGGCGGCCAAGGCCCTGGATCTTGCCTGA